The following proteins are co-located in the Haloarcula marismortui ATCC 43049 genome:
- a CDS encoding PadR family transcriptional regulator, producing MSGDNLRRVTTGKMQGRNADERVTPLGDTERPESHDPPSRDAITESLLDPVIDDVVDGETAVDDGLVTQSLEEILLAMIAVADGGTHGTGLMEELEAQFGAELSPGTVYPRLHELEADGTLQMHELVQTKQYGIADDAAAKEQIATSAYQHLALGLFLHASLDAL from the coding sequence ATGTCCGGAGACAACCTCCGTCGCGTGACGACGGGCAAGATGCAGGGCCGAAACGCCGATGAGCGAGTGACCCCTCTCGGCGATACAGAGCGCCCGGAATCGCATGACCCACCCAGTCGTGACGCCATCACGGAGTCGCTGTTGGACCCGGTCATTGACGACGTCGTCGACGGCGAGACCGCGGTCGATGACGGCCTGGTCACACAGAGTCTGGAAGAGATCCTACTGGCGATGATCGCAGTCGCCGATGGTGGCACCCACGGGACCGGACTGATGGAGGAACTGGAAGCCCAGTTCGGTGCCGAACTGAGCCCGGGGACAGTGTACCCCCGGCTGCACGAGTTAGAAGCGGATGGCACGCTCCAGATGCACGAACTCGTCCAGACGAAACAGTACGGAATCGCGGACGATGCGGCTGCAAAAGAGCAGATTGCGACGTCCGCATACCAACATCTCGCGCTCGGGCTGTTCCTCCATGCGTCGCTCGATGCGCTGTAA
- a CDS encoding UvrD-helicase domain-containing protein, translating into MTDSTTEVVRLFGGPGSGKTTALLDRVDELLEDDDVDFRDVLVVSYTRAAAAEIRERLADRLGLSPRALRGNVCTMHAKAYELLNLSRGDVVGEDDKEAFCEEFGIEYEDEYEGSRRRSARSTTLGNKIIATSQWLQRTRRDVADWYDVPFKWDDEEVRLPPEIDDNAQTGNKYTPTWPTDDDRVDVPSVIRGWRTYKGENDLTGFADMLERVAQRSLLPNVDYLIIDEFQDITTLQYDVYDEWKPHMERVLIAGDDDQVVYAWQGADPDLLLEEVVTQDEVLPNSYRLPSRILNVVNREVRHIEKRQEKDLNPRKEGGRVEAVQNPSMFDLSRNVTRTIEQSDETVMVLFRARYQMFQFIDEFIDNGIPFSCLTDQRMWTDRLTQYVNGLEAVEADEPLTVLEARRLADMLVDSAFGTGERDDLFDALEEIDESHEDEDIADIEIEPDVVQEHVPFLPDSASAGDMLRKVTNFQERTVDAYFTGDYTGMDADRVRVGTIHSAKGREADHVFVATDLTEKVVEQMAATVDQQGIEVPGMEEFTKHTSPIPTLTDNERRVFYVGMSRARERLVLLENLVDGAPTLPIDVLLENEPSDRSIEQLLDDASETLAAD; encoded by the coding sequence ATGACTGATTCGACCACCGAGGTTGTCCGCCTGTTCGGTGGGCCCGGTAGCGGGAAGACGACGGCGCTGCTCGACCGCGTCGACGAACTGCTGGAAGACGACGACGTCGATTTCCGTGACGTACTTGTTGTCTCGTACACGCGTGCGGCGGCCGCCGAGATCCGTGAACGGCTCGCGGACCGACTCGGGCTGTCCCCTCGTGCCCTTCGCGGGAACGTCTGTACGATGCACGCGAAGGCGTACGAACTGCTGAACCTCTCTCGTGGCGATGTCGTTGGCGAAGACGACAAGGAAGCCTTCTGCGAGGAGTTCGGCATCGAGTACGAGGACGAATACGAAGGGTCCCGGCGTCGGTCGGCCCGCTCGACGACCCTCGGGAACAAGATCATCGCAACGAGTCAGTGGCTCCAGCGGACCCGCCGTGACGTCGCCGACTGGTACGATGTCCCGTTCAAGTGGGACGACGAGGAGGTCCGACTCCCACCCGAGATCGACGACAACGCCCAGACCGGGAACAAGTACACGCCGACCTGGCCAACCGACGACGACCGTGTTGACGTGCCAAGCGTCATCCGCGGCTGGCGCACCTACAAAGGCGAGAACGACCTGACCGGCTTCGCAGATATGCTCGAACGGGTCGCCCAGCGCTCGCTGCTCCCCAACGTCGACTATCTCATCATCGACGAGTTTCAGGACATCACGACGTTGCAGTACGACGTGTACGACGAGTGGAAACCCCACATGGAGCGGGTGCTCATTGCCGGCGACGACGACCAGGTCGTCTACGCCTGGCAGGGCGCTGACCCCGACCTCCTGCTTGAGGAAGTCGTTACCCAGGACGAGGTCCTTCCGAACTCCTATCGGCTCCCCTCGCGCATTCTGAACGTCGTCAACCGCGAAGTCCGCCACATCGAGAAGCGTCAGGAGAAAGACCTCAATCCGCGCAAGGAGGGCGGCCGCGTCGAGGCGGTCCAGAACCCCTCGATGTTTGACCTCTCACGGAATGTCACGCGGACCATTGAGCAGTCCGACGAGACGGTGATGGTGCTGTTCCGCGCTCGCTACCAGATGTTCCAGTTCATCGACGAGTTCATCGACAACGGGATCCCCTTCTCCTGTCTCACTGACCAGCGGATGTGGACTGACCGCCTCACCCAGTACGTCAACGGGCTCGAAGCCGTCGAAGCTGACGAACCGCTCACGGTGCTCGAAGCGCGCCGGCTCGCTGACATGCTCGTTGACTCCGCCTTCGGGACGGGCGAGCGCGACGACCTCTTTGACGCGCTCGAAGAGATCGACGAGTCCCACGAGGACGAAGACATCGCCGATATCGAAATCGAACCCGACGTGGTTCAGGAGCACGTCCCGTTCCTCCCCGATTCGGCCTCGGCAGGCGACATGCTCCGGAAAGTGACCAACTTCCAGGAGCGGACCGTCGACGCGTACTTCACCGGCGACTACACCGGAATGGACGCCGACCGTGTTCGTGTGGGGACTATCCACTCCGCGAAAGGTCGTGAGGCCGACCACGTGTTTGTCGCGACCGACCTCACGGAGAAGGTCGTCGAACAGATGGCCGCGACTGTCGACCAGCAGGGTATCGAGGTGCCCGGCATGGAAGAATTCACGAAACACACCAGCCCCATCCCGACGCTGACCGACAACGAACGGCGCGTGTTTTACGTTGGGATGTCCCGCGCCCGCGAACGGCTTGTCCTGCTTGAGAATCTCGTCGACGGCGCGCCGACGCTACCCATCGACGTGTTGCTGGAGAACGAGCCAAGTGACCGCTCTATCGAGCAACTGCTTGACGACGCCAGCGAGACCCTCGCGGCTGACTGA
- a CDS encoding alpha/beta hydrolase gives MNDNRRLWIVAAVSLLLIFGGSGLAWTVQTDAGSVEVRDVTFSGANGTMMSGTLYIPEEASSASPQPGVLAVHGYINSKETQSPFAIEYARRGFVVLAIDQTGHGYSDPPAFNNGYGGPDSLEYLRSLDYVDNENIGLEGHSMGGWTVITAAAAHPDGYESMVIEGSSTGSNRAPEGTDSFPRNLAVVFSEYDEFAPLMWGTASASDVEQSEKLQTVFGTDSAVEEGRTYGSVEDGTARQLYTPATTHPGDHFSTAAIGASIEWLQFTLEGEDEINPSNQVWYWKSLGTFIALIGGVLSLFPAGGLLIERASTDRLRREYPDGKGMTGGKRYAAALLAAAIPIVTYFPLQDIAPAVIGLSWLFPQQINNGVIVWALGNTVITAVLFAVWHYTSNADDPSVSLANYGLDTGDGARTLGISVLAGVATVGVLYLLEAVVAFLFQTDFRIWVFAIKLLSPAQFRISVSYLLPLFAFFVVLGALLHGQLRPEGESRSLRRAMATNWLIVVGGFVVLLAIQYIPLLTGQPLPLGHPLLTILALQFVALLSIVAFVSTYFFRKTGRVWVGATINAVLVTWVIVAGTATQFPV, from the coding sequence ATGAACGATAATAGACGACTTTGGATCGTAGCTGCAGTGTCGTTGCTCCTGATATTCGGCGGGAGCGGGCTCGCATGGACAGTGCAAACAGACGCCGGTTCCGTGGAGGTTCGCGACGTGACGTTCTCCGGGGCCAACGGGACGATGATGAGCGGGACGCTGTACATCCCCGAGGAGGCGAGCAGTGCGTCCCCACAACCGGGGGTGCTGGCCGTCCACGGGTACATCAACTCGAAAGAGACGCAATCGCCGTTCGCTATCGAGTACGCGAGACGGGGCTTCGTCGTGCTCGCTATCGACCAGACCGGCCACGGCTACTCGGACCCGCCAGCGTTCAACAACGGCTACGGTGGCCCCGACAGCCTCGAATATCTCCGGTCGCTGGACTACGTCGATAACGAAAACATCGGGCTCGAAGGCCACTCGATGGGTGGCTGGACTGTCATCACGGCGGCGGCGGCCCATCCGGACGGGTACGAGTCGATGGTCATCGAGGGTTCCTCGACTGGGTCGAACCGTGCCCCCGAAGGTACTGACTCGTTCCCACGGAACCTCGCCGTCGTGTTCAGCGAGTACGACGAGTTCGCCCCGTTGATGTGGGGGACGGCGAGTGCTTCAGACGTTGAGCAGAGCGAAAAACTCCAGACGGTGTTCGGTACGGACAGCGCCGTTGAAGAGGGGCGCACTTACGGCAGCGTCGAGGACGGGACCGCACGGCAACTGTACACGCCGGCAACGACCCATCCCGGCGACCACTTCTCGACCGCAGCCATCGGCGCGTCCATCGAATGGCTCCAGTTCACGCTCGAAGGTGAGGACGAAATAAATCCTAGCAACCAAGTCTGGTACTGGAAATCGCTGGGGACCTTTATCGCCCTCATCGGCGGTGTGCTGTCACTGTTCCCGGCCGGTGGACTGCTCATCGAGCGGGCATCGACTGACAGGCTTCGACGGGAGTACCCCGACGGGAAGGGGATGACCGGCGGCAAGCGGTACGCGGCGGCGCTCCTCGCAGCGGCCATCCCGATTGTGACCTACTTCCCGCTGCAGGACATCGCACCGGCGGTCATCGGGCTCAGTTGGCTGTTCCCACAGCAGATCAACAACGGCGTGATCGTCTGGGCGCTGGGGAACACGGTCATCACGGCGGTGCTGTTCGCGGTGTGGCATTACACGAGCAACGCTGACGACCCGTCGGTGTCGCTGGCGAACTACGGCCTTGACACGGGCGATGGCGCACGAACGCTCGGCATCTCGGTTCTGGCCGGTGTCGCTACCGTCGGTGTGTTGTATCTGCTGGAAGCCGTCGTGGCGTTCCTGTTCCAGACGGACTTCCGTATCTGGGTGTTCGCCATCAAACTCCTGTCCCCGGCGCAGTTCCGGATCAGCGTCTCGTATCTCCTGCCGTTGTTTGCTTTCTTTGTCGTCCTCGGTGCGCTCCTGCACGGCCAGCTCCGTCCCGAGGGCGAATCCCGCTCGCTCCGCCGGGCGATGGCGACGAATTGGCTCATCGTCGTCGGTGGGTTCGTCGTCCTGTTGGCGATTCAGTACATCCCGCTGCTGACCGGCCAGCCCCTGCCGCTTGGCCACCCACTGCTGACAATCTTGGCGCTACAGTTCGTCGCCTTGCTCAGCATTGTGGCCTTCGTTAGCACGTACTTCTTCAGAAAGACGGGTCGGGTCTGGGTCGGCGCGACGATCAACGCCGTTCTCGTGACGTGGGTTATCGTTGCCGGGACGGCGACGCAGTTCCCCGTCTAG
- a CDS encoding DUF7521 family protein, which translates to MTTGVAIARSVLILMRMVVFGLTLGITLISFQAYRKRPSERLQYAFVGFAFISMGVAISSVITQLSAGETGAIVRVFFQMSETIPFIIGFAMLYVSLYR; encoded by the coding sequence ATGACGACTGGCGTGGCTATCGCACGTAGTGTGCTCATCCTGATGCGGATGGTGGTGTTCGGGCTGACACTCGGTATCACCCTGATTAGCTTTCAGGCCTACCGGAAACGCCCGTCAGAACGCCTCCAGTACGCGTTTGTCGGTTTTGCGTTCATCAGTATGGGCGTCGCTATCTCCAGCGTTATCACGCAACTGAGCGCCGGTGAGACCGGTGCCATCGTTCGCGTGTTCTTCCAGATGTCGGAGACGATCCCGTTTATCATCGGGTTCGCGATGTTGTACGTGTCGCTGTACCGGTGA
- a CDS encoding nitric-oxide reductase large subunit — translation MKLKRKTIAKVIAAAFVFNLIVMGAGAWIAYQEAPPIPEQVVGPDGETLVTGEDIRDGKKAFQKNGLMNHGSILGNGAYYGADYTADSLELKTQHMRTYYAEERYGTEYESLSTAEQAAVDDDVKQDLSGEYEGGNIEYSAAELYAHQQVRQEYVERYHEGSHERGVPEGMIDSEADARQFADFAMWTAWFSHTDRPGGEHSYTNDWPYEPAAGNDATGAAMTWSVVAMVLLVAAAGGGIWLYNAVSLPEPSAGDLSVPEPGDVSIFPSQRAALRFIPVAAGLFLAQVLLGGLLAHFYIERAGFFGIEEIFGVHILQLLPFAMAKTWHIDLGILWIAATWLGAGLFLPPLLTGHEPKRQSTYIDILLGAIVVVTVGGLGGIWLGSHGYFGDLWWVVGNEGLEYLEVGKLWQVGLLVGFGLWAVLSIRGLKPLLDREPVFGLAHMILYAGGSIALLFTAGFFFTPETNIAVTEFWRWWVVHMWVEGAFEFFIVAIIGLTLVSMNLLSRRSAEKAVMLQALLVMSTGVIGVSHHYWWVGMPDMWVPIGSVFSTLELLPLVFILYEALGQYRAMSETGGFPYKLPFMFIIASGVWNFVGAGVLGFFINLPLINYYEHGTYLTVGHAHAAMFGAFGFLALGMVTYMLQLAIKPGRWDGSWLRAAFWCWNVGLALMVFVSVLPVGFLQLEAAFTGSYAAARSVAFYNQPLVQTLFWARLPGDTLIILGTAIYAADLIRKRFVLRASEDDPTVEDMAVAEGVMGDD, via the coding sequence ATGAAGCTCAAACGCAAAACAATCGCGAAGGTGATCGCCGCCGCGTTCGTCTTCAACCTCATCGTCATGGGGGCCGGCGCGTGGATCGCGTATCAGGAAGCGCCACCCATCCCGGAGCAGGTTGTCGGACCCGACGGCGAGACACTCGTCACGGGTGAGGACATCCGCGACGGGAAGAAGGCGTTCCAGAAAAACGGGCTGATGAACCACGGGTCGATTCTCGGGAACGGCGCGTACTACGGTGCGGACTACACCGCCGACTCGCTGGAGTTGAAAACCCAGCATATGCGGACGTACTACGCCGAGGAGCGCTACGGGACCGAGTACGAATCGCTGTCGACGGCTGAACAGGCCGCCGTCGATGACGACGTGAAACAGGACCTCAGTGGAGAGTATGAGGGCGGAAACATCGAGTACTCCGCCGCGGAGCTGTACGCCCACCAGCAGGTCCGGCAGGAGTACGTCGAGCGGTACCACGAGGGGAGCCACGAACGGGGCGTTCCCGAGGGGATGATCGACTCCGAAGCCGACGCCCGGCAATTCGCCGACTTCGCCATGTGGACGGCGTGGTTCTCCCACACCGACCGCCCAGGCGGCGAACACTCCTACACGAACGACTGGCCCTACGAGCCAGCCGCCGGGAACGACGCGACCGGCGCGGCGATGACCTGGAGCGTCGTCGCTATGGTCCTCCTCGTCGCCGCCGCCGGTGGCGGCATCTGGCTCTACAACGCCGTCAGTCTCCCGGAACCATCCGCCGGCGACCTCTCGGTTCCCGAACCGGGCGACGTGAGCATTTTTCCCAGCCAGCGGGCCGCCCTGCGGTTCATCCCAGTCGCCGCCGGGCTGTTCCTCGCGCAAGTGTTACTCGGTGGGTTGCTCGCCCACTTCTACATCGAACGGGCCGGCTTCTTCGGTATCGAGGAGATCTTCGGCGTCCACATCCTCCAGCTCCTCCCGTTCGCGATGGCGAAGACCTGGCACATCGACCTGGGTATTCTCTGGATCGCCGCGACGTGGCTCGGCGCGGGACTGTTCCTCCCGCCGCTGCTGACCGGCCACGAGCCAAAACGCCAGTCGACGTACATCGACATCCTGCTCGGGGCCATCGTCGTCGTCACCGTCGGCGGCCTCGGCGGCATCTGGCTTGGCTCGCACGGCTACTTCGGTGACCTCTGGTGGGTCGTCGGCAACGAGGGCCTCGAGTACCTCGAAGTCGGGAAGCTCTGGCAGGTCGGACTGCTCGTTGGCTTCGGCCTGTGGGCCGTCCTCTCGATTCGGGGCCTGAAGCCGCTGCTGGACCGCGAGCCGGTGTTCGGCCTCGCGCACATGATCCTGTACGCCGGCGGCTCGATTGCCCTGCTGTTTACCGCCGGGTTCTTTTTCACCCCCGAGACCAACATCGCCGTCACGGAGTTCTGGCGCTGGTGGGTCGTCCACATGTGGGTCGAAGGGGCCTTCGAGTTCTTCATCGTCGCCATCATCGGGCTGACGCTGGTGTCGATGAACCTACTGAGCCGCCGCAGCGCAGAGAAGGCGGTCATGCTGCAAGCATTGCTGGTGATGAGTACGGGCGTCATCGGCGTCTCCCACCACTACTGGTGGGTCGGCATGCCCGACATGTGGGTCCCCATCGGGAGCGTGTTCTCGACGCTGGAACTGCTGCCGCTGGTGTTCATCCTCTATGAGGCGCTGGGTCAGTACCGGGCCATGTCTGAGACCGGCGGGTTCCCCTACAAGCTCCCGTTCATGTTCATCATCGCCAGCGGGGTCTGGAACTTCGTCGGGGCCGGCGTGCTCGGGTTCTTCATCAACCTCCCGCTGATCAACTACTACGAGCACGGCACCTACCTCACGGTCGGCCACGCCCACGCCGCGATGTTTGGAGCCTTTGGCTTCCTCGCGCTGGGGATGGTCACCTACATGCTCCAGCTCGCAATCAAACCCGGTCGCTGGGACGGGTCCTGGCTCCGGGCGGCGTTCTGGTGCTGGAACGTCGGCCTCGCACTGATGGTGTTCGTCTCCGTCCTGCCCGTGGGCTTCCTCCAGCTGGAGGCGGCGTTCACCGGCAGCTACGCCGCGGCCCGGAGCGTGGCGTTCTACAACCAGCCGCTCGTCCAGACGCTGTTCTGGGCGCGACTCCCCGGTGACACGCTCATCATTCTCGGGACGGCCATCTACGCGGCCGACCTGATCCGCAAGCGGTTCGTCCTCCGGGCGTCCGAGGATGACCCCACGGTCGAGGACATGGCCGTCGCGGAGGGTGTGATGGGCGACGACTGA
- a CDS encoding phosphopantetheine adenylyltransferase, which yields MADADRTAILGGTFTPIHNGHRALLHKAFQTASHDGSGDGHVIVGLTSPELATETRSDPTHVKQLGAYDDRRSALASELDQLGEPYTATYEIVRLDDTQGPAATRADVDALVASPEAKAQRRAYELNQQRRESGLHPLEIHTPPFVVAEDGTRISSTRIRNGEIDVHGRLLDASE from the coding sequence ATGGCAGACGCGGACCGGACAGCGATTCTCGGCGGGACCTTCACACCGATTCACAACGGCCACCGGGCGCTCCTACACAAAGCGTTTCAGACCGCAAGCCACGACGGGAGTGGCGACGGCCACGTCATCGTCGGTCTGACGAGCCCCGAACTGGCCACAGAGACGCGTAGCGACCCAACACACGTCAAGCAGCTGGGTGCGTACGATGACCGTCGGAGCGCGCTCGCTTCTGAGCTAGACCAGCTAGGTGAGCCATACACCGCCACGTATGAGATTGTCCGGTTAGACGACACGCAGGGACCGGCCGCGACACGGGCGGACGTGGATGCGCTCGTCGCTTCGCCGGAGGCAAAGGCACAGCGCCGCGCCTACGAACTCAATCAGCAGCGGCGGGAGTCGGGGCTCCACCCGCTGGAAATCCACACGCCGCCGTTCGTCGTCGCCGAAGACGGCACACGAATCAGCAGTACTCGGATTCGGAACGGCGAAATCGACGTGCACGGCCGCTTGCTTGACGCGTCGGAATGA
- a CDS encoding ArsR/SmtB family transcription factor: MAEEQSIEEILDTIGDQHARRVLAAISREPQSAKELAEECDLSLPTVYRRIELLDEYDLITDRTLVAEDGNHYKVYESNFESTVISLEDEEYKVRIYREENLPDRFSQLWDELNPE; the protein is encoded by the coding sequence GTGGCTGAGGAACAGAGCATCGAGGAGATTCTCGATACGATCGGCGACCAGCACGCGCGCCGTGTACTCGCCGCAATCAGTCGAGAACCGCAGTCGGCGAAGGAACTCGCAGAGGAGTGTGACCTCTCATTGCCGACGGTGTATCGACGTATCGAACTGCTCGACGAGTACGACCTCATCACCGACCGGACGCTCGTCGCCGAGGACGGAAACCACTACAAGGTGTACGAGTCCAACTTCGAGTCGACAGTCATCTCGCTCGAAGACGAGGAGTACAAAGTACGCATCTATCGGGAGGAGAACCTCCCGGACCGGTTCAGTCAGCTCTGGGACGAGCTGAACCCGGAATGA
- a CDS encoding HVO_0416 family zinc finger protein, translating to MASAPSSDDMFDEFLSQRGHDVDQSGWEESYNKKQCPDCGGLHESTAAQCSVCGWTPVR from the coding sequence ATGGCGTCCGCACCGAGTAGTGACGATATGTTCGACGAGTTCCTCTCCCAGCGTGGCCACGACGTGGACCAGAGTGGTTGGGAAGAGAGCTATAACAAGAAGCAGTGCCCTGATTGCGGCGGTCTTCACGAGTCGACAGCGGCACAGTGCTCGGTGTGTGGCTGGACACCGGTACGGTAA
- a CDS encoding VOC family protein, translated as MTEVTPTPGIHHVTCIASDPQQNMDFWVETLGLRLVKRSINQDDPSTYHFFFADAEGNPGTSMTFFPWEDHAQGKVGSGQVSRTAFRVPEGSLDYWEGRFDEYGVDYDDRVKRFGETVLPFRDPDGLPVELVEVEIPDDDPTEPWTEFVPEDAAIRGFHSVTLWLADPEPTADLLQTMGLEEVGTEQAQGDTPGDERTRFAATGSVGKYVDVLPTIQGGRQGHGTVHHVAFQTPTDEDQQSMREAVRGAGLRPTSQIDRHWFRSVYFRESGGILFELATSGPGYDSDEPLDDLGGRLVLPGKFEGRREEIETGLTDVTIPRPAAAEADD; from the coding sequence ATGACCGAAGTCACCCCCACACCGGGTATCCACCACGTCACATGCATCGCGAGCGACCCGCAACAGAACATGGACTTCTGGGTCGAAACGCTTGGACTCAGGCTCGTCAAGCGCTCGATCAATCAGGACGACCCCAGTACGTATCACTTCTTCTTTGCCGACGCTGAGGGGAACCCGGGAACGAGCATGACGTTTTTTCCGTGGGAGGACCACGCACAGGGGAAGGTCGGCTCCGGACAGGTCTCACGCACCGCGTTCCGCGTTCCCGAAGGGAGTCTCGATTACTGGGAGGGCCGCTTTGACGAGTACGGCGTCGACTACGACGACCGCGTCAAGCGGTTCGGCGAGACTGTCCTCCCGTTCCGCGACCCGGACGGGCTGCCGGTCGAACTGGTCGAAGTCGAGATTCCTGACGACGACCCGACCGAGCCGTGGACGGAGTTCGTTCCCGAAGACGCCGCTATCCGCGGCTTCCATTCCGTAACGCTGTGGCTCGCTGACCCCGAACCCACAGCGGACCTGCTCCAGACGATGGGCCTAGAGGAAGTCGGGACGGAGCAGGCACAGGGGGATACGCCTGGCGACGAGCGGACCCGCTTTGCCGCGACAGGCTCCGTCGGGAAGTACGTCGACGTGTTACCGACAATTCAGGGTGGCCGACAGGGCCACGGCACGGTTCACCACGTCGCCTTCCAGACGCCGACTGACGAGGACCAGCAGTCGATGCGCGAGGCCGTCCGCGGTGCGGGGCTACGCCCCACGTCACAGATCGACCGTCACTGGTTCCGGTCGGTCTACTTCCGGGAATCCGGCGGCATCTTGTTCGAACTCGCCACAAGCGGCCCCGGCTACGACAGCGATGAACCGCTTGACGACCTCGGTGGCCGGCTGGTGCTGCCCGGGAAGTTCGAGGGCCGACGCGAGGAAATCGAAACGGGGCTCACGGACGTGACGATTCCCCGGCCAGCGGCCGCCGAAGCCGACGACTAA
- a CDS encoding energy-coupling factor ABC transporter ATP-binding protein — protein MTAIEATALRYAYPDETLAVDGVDVSIEHGERVALLGPNGAGKSTLLELLGGLVDPDGGQVRYFGATTDADTVRSRLSVLTQNPADYLFNPTVREDLAYGPAQLDCERAEVDRRVERVADRLDLDGLLSKPPFRLSGGEQRRAALASALTVEPDVLLLDEPVSNVDAANRETILDLLDELAADGVTLVVSTPDTELVPHVADRVLLLDDTGTIAARGTTRRILTDTDLLRDCDLRPPQVVRLFEGRTVDVPLTVDGAAERLDAAGLDTRE, from the coding sequence GTGACTGCCATCGAGGCGACTGCCCTCCGGTACGCCTACCCCGACGAAACGCTGGCCGTCGACGGCGTTGACGTGTCTATCGAGCACGGCGAGCGTGTGGCATTGCTCGGCCCAAATGGGGCTGGCAAGTCGACCCTGCTGGAACTGCTGGGTGGGTTAGTCGACCCCGACGGCGGGCAGGTACGGTACTTCGGGGCGACGACCGACGCCGATACCGTCCGCAGCCGTCTGAGCGTCCTCACGCAGAACCCTGCGGACTACCTGTTCAACCCGACCGTTCGCGAAGACCTCGCCTACGGGCCGGCGCAACTCGACTGCGAGCGCGCGGAGGTTGACCGCCGCGTCGAGCGAGTCGCGGACCGGCTTGACCTCGATGGCCTCCTGTCGAAGCCGCCGTTCCGACTCAGCGGCGGCGAACAGCGTCGAGCCGCCCTCGCCAGCGCGCTCACCGTCGAGCCCGACGTACTGCTGCTCGATGAGCCGGTGAGCAACGTCGATGCCGCGAACCGGGAAACGATTCTCGACCTGCTCGACGAACTCGCGGCCGATGGCGTCACGCTTGTCGTCTCAACGCCGGACACCGAACTCGTCCCACACGTCGCAGACCGGGTGCTGTTGCTCGACGATACTGGCACGATTGCTGCGAGGGGGACGACCCGACGTATCCTGACCGACACTGACCTGCTGCGGGACTGTGACCTGCGCCCGCCGCAGGTCGTCAGACTGTTCGAGGGTCGAACAGTGGACGTGCCGCTGACTGTCGATGGTGCCGCCGAACGGCTGGATGCGGCTGGGTTAGATACCAGAGAGTGA
- a CDS encoding YbhB/YbcL family Raf kinase inhibitor-like protein, with the protein MRRRHFVQTLGVSALVGSAGCAEQSDDTTSAFEVSSPAFSSGDELPARFTCDGDGVSPPFVIERVPEPTAALAITAEYDGGVFSQPVFWTLWNVPPGTARIPAALPREPTLDTLGGARQGTHPPNDPGYEPPCPPAGQPYEHRFQVYALGEELSIEGGTEQEPATEAIANALIASARLTVDYTHPAATES; encoded by the coding sequence ATGCGCCGTCGCCACTTCGTCCAGACACTCGGGGTGTCAGCACTGGTCGGGAGCGCGGGCTGTGCCGAGCAGTCGGACGACACAACATCGGCCTTCGAAGTGTCAAGCCCCGCGTTTAGTTCCGGAGACGAGCTTCCGGCCCGATTCACCTGCGATGGCGACGGCGTTTCGCCGCCTTTTGTCATCGAGCGCGTCCCGGAGCCGACGGCAGCGCTTGCCATCACAGCCGAGTACGACGGTGGTGTGTTCAGCCAGCCGGTGTTCTGGACGCTGTGGAACGTTCCACCGGGGACAGCGCGGATTCCGGCCGCGCTCCCGCGCGAGCCGACCCTTGATACACTCGGCGGCGCTCGACAGGGAACACACCCCCCCAATGATCCGGGGTACGAACCGCCGTGTCCACCGGCCGGACAGCCCTACGAACACCGGTTTCAGGTGTATGCACTCGGCGAGGAGCTGTCTATCGAGGGTGGAACCGAACAGGAACCGGCGACGGAGGCCATCGCAAACGCACTCATCGCTAGCGCCCGTCTCACTGTGGACTACACTCACCCAGCTGCGACCGAAAGCTAA